Proteins encoded within one genomic window of Nitrospina gracilis 3/211:
- the lpxB gene encoding lipid-A-disaccharide synthase, whose protein sequence is MNGSSQRILIVAGEASGDLHGGNLVRAMQERHPKIEFEGVGGHHMQNAGVRTLFDIQRMGGMGLFEFFSNLWHHISVFRKLSREIAKGQYAGAILINYPFFNLRLARVCKKYHCPVYYYISPQVWASRKGRIHTIAQTGKKMYVILPFEKDIYREVDVDVEYLGHPFVDIAKPHLSKEDAFREFGLDPSKTTVGLMPGSRMSEINYLLDDILGAARILKDKLGDVQFLLPVADSIDTDLLRERLGNNPLDIRLVTGRNYEVMAGSDFLIMASGSATLEAGLLECPMVIIYKVHPLTYFIARFFTDIRLFGLVNIVAEEQVATELLNEQVTPEAIADEALKVLNDPKRAAEFRQRLKDVRRSLGEPGVVDRIAKNILDSLNLPSSTADEKVSL, encoded by the coding sequence ATGAACGGATCGAGCCAACGCATCCTGATCGTGGCCGGGGAAGCCTCGGGCGACCTACACGGCGGAAACCTGGTGCGCGCCATGCAGGAACGCCATCCCAAAATAGAATTTGAAGGTGTCGGCGGCCACCACATGCAGAACGCCGGTGTGCGCACCCTGTTCGACATCCAGCGCATGGGCGGCATGGGTCTTTTTGAGTTTTTCAGCAACCTGTGGCATCACATCTCCGTCTTCCGCAAACTTTCACGTGAAATCGCCAAAGGACAGTACGCCGGCGCCATCCTCATCAACTACCCGTTCTTCAACCTGCGCCTTGCCCGCGTGTGCAAAAAATACCATTGCCCCGTTTACTATTACATAAGCCCACAGGTCTGGGCCTCGCGCAAGGGACGCATCCACACCATCGCGCAGACCGGCAAGAAGATGTACGTCATTCTCCCCTTCGAAAAGGACATCTACCGCGAAGTGGATGTGGATGTGGAATACCTCGGGCATCCGTTCGTGGACATCGCCAAACCGCATCTGTCGAAGGAAGACGCGTTCCGCGAATTCGGACTCGATCCCAGCAAAACCACCGTCGGCCTCATGCCCGGAAGCCGGATGAGCGAGATCAATTACCTGCTCGACGACATCCTCGGCGCGGCGCGCATTCTGAAAGACAAGCTCGGTGACGTGCAGTTTCTTCTGCCGGTGGCGGACTCCATCGACACCGACCTCCTGCGGGAACGCCTCGGCAACAATCCGCTCGATATCCGTCTGGTCACCGGGCGCAATTACGAAGTCATGGCGGGGAGCGATTTCCTCATCATGGCATCGGGTTCCGCGACCCTGGAGGCGGGACTGCTCGAATGCCCCATGGTCATCATTTACAAAGTGCATCCCCTGACGTATTTCATCGCGCGCTTTTTCACTGACATCCGCCTGTTCGGGCTGGTCAATATCGTTGCCGAAGAACAGGTGGCCACTGAACTTTTGAACGAACAGGTGACCCCGGAAGCCATCGCCGACGAAGCGCTCAAAGTGTTGAACGATCCCAAACGCGCCGCCGAGTTCCGTCAGCGCCTCAAAGACGTGCGCCGCTCGCTGGGCGAACCGGGCGTGGTGGACCGCATCGCGAAGAACATTCTCGACTCGTTGAACCTGCCCTCCAGCACAGCCGATGAAAAAGTTTCTCTTTAA
- a CDS encoding Gfo/Idh/MocA family oxidoreductase, with amino-acid sequence MEALRAGVAGIGKMGQYHVGVLSEMRDIKLTHIADVNEDRCREISNRYGLTAVSDYKEMFGKVDVAVVAVPTALHYPVTKDFLQAGVHVLLEKPCATNLEHARELFDLAEKNKLILHIGHVERFNGAVQELHKLVHEPIFVECKRMGPFNQRIKDDGVVLDIMIHDIDILLNLMQSKVVGINVMGTSVFTNRDDLVNVQMEFENGCMANIIASRASQNKIRTLSVTQKESYILLDYTDQEIYVHRQTSSEHQLTKDALRYKQESLIERIFVHKDNPLKLELQHFLDCVQNGTPRNVAVDNELYSLEIALDIVGAFKKQRNGK; translated from the coding sequence ATGGAAGCACTGCGAGCCGGCGTGGCCGGCATTGGAAAAATGGGGCAGTACCATGTCGGCGTCCTGTCTGAAATGCGCGATATCAAACTGACACATATCGCCGACGTCAACGAGGACCGGTGCCGGGAGATCAGCAACCGTTACGGCCTGACTGCCGTCTCCGATTACAAGGAAATGTTCGGCAAGGTGGATGTCGCCGTGGTGGCCGTGCCCACCGCCCTGCACTATCCCGTCACCAAGGACTTCCTGCAGGCGGGCGTCCACGTCCTTCTGGAAAAACCCTGCGCCACCAACCTCGAACATGCCCGCGAGTTGTTTGACCTCGCAGAGAAAAACAAACTCATCCTGCACATCGGCCACGTCGAGCGCTTCAACGGCGCCGTGCAGGAACTGCACAAACTGGTGCACGAACCCATCTTTGTGGAATGCAAACGCATGGGCCCGTTCAACCAGCGTATCAAGGACGACGGCGTGGTTCTGGACATCATGATCCATGATATCGACATCCTTCTCAACCTCATGCAATCCAAAGTGGTCGGCATCAACGTCATGGGCACTTCCGTGTTCACCAACCGGGATGACCTGGTGAACGTACAGATGGAATTTGAAAACGGGTGCATGGCCAACATCATCGCCAGCCGCGCCTCGCAGAATAAGATCCGCACCCTTTCCGTGACACAAAAAGAGTCTTACATCCTGCTCGATTACACCGACCAGGAAATCTATGTCCATCGCCAGACTTCTTCCGAACACCAGTTGACCAAGGACGCTCTGCGTTACAAGCAGGAATCGCTGATCGAACGCATTTTCGTGCACAAGGACAACCCACTCAAGCTGGAGCTCCAGCACTTCCTGGACTGTGTGCAGAACGGCACACCGCGCAACGTGGCCGTGGACAACGAATTGTACTCGCTGGAAATTGCACTCGACATTGTGGGCGCGTTCAAAAAGCAGAGAAACGGGAAGTGA
- a CDS encoding OmpH family outer membrane protein — translation MAIVWKCVLVLGLAWASLPLSGTHALAADVKIGFINMQEAVSRTKEFKNALNKFKADFEEEKKRIALKEKRVQKLLEEINKQSFVLDPNLKKKKEERFIQEKKDLERYVQDRNDEFARKEQEITNRILKKMLDVIKKIGKQKKLTMILEQKTVFYSDDSADLTQLATDTYNRMNK, via the coding sequence TTGGCAATCGTATGGAAATGCGTCCTGGTGCTGGGACTCGCCTGGGCATCACTCCCCCTGTCCGGCACCCATGCCCTTGCGGCGGACGTCAAAATCGGTTTCATCAACATGCAGGAAGCCGTTTCCCGAACGAAGGAATTCAAAAACGCGCTTAACAAATTCAAAGCCGACTTTGAGGAAGAAAAAAAGCGCATTGCCCTCAAGGAAAAACGGGTACAGAAACTGCTTGAAGAAATCAACAAGCAGAGCTTTGTCCTCGACCCCAACCTGAAAAAGAAAAAAGAGGAACGCTTCATCCAGGAGAAAAAGGATCTGGAGCGATACGTTCAGGACAGGAATGACGAGTTCGCCCGCAAGGAACAGGAAATCACCAACCGTATCCTGAAAAAAATGCTGGACGTCATCAAAAAGATCGGGAAGCAGAAGAAACTGACCATGATCCTGGAACAGAAAACGGTGTTTTACAGCGATGACTCGGCAGACCTGACCCAACTCGCCACCGACACCTACAACCGCATGAATAAATAA
- a CDS encoding P-II family nitrogen regulator: MKKVEAVIKPFKLDEVKEKLNEIGIKGITVSEVKGFGRQKGHTELYRGAEYVVDFLPKIKLEIIIPDNQLDDVVDAIMKSAQTGRIGDGKIFVTDLVDTIRIRTGERGEEAI, encoded by the coding sequence ATGAAAAAAGTGGAGGCAGTGATCAAGCCGTTCAAACTCGACGAGGTCAAGGAAAAGCTCAACGAGATCGGCATCAAAGGCATTACCGTCAGCGAGGTGAAAGGGTTCGGCCGGCAGAAGGGGCATACTGAGCTCTATCGCGGCGCGGAATACGTCGTGGATTTCCTTCCCAAGATCAAACTGGAAATCATCATTCCCGACAACCAGTTGGACGACGTTGTCGACGCTATCATGAAAAGCGCCCAGACGGGCCGGATCGGCGACGGTAAAATTTTCGTCACCGACCTGGTAGACACCATTCGAATTCGCACAGGGGAACGAGGCGAAGAAGCTATCTGA
- a CDS encoding lysophospholipid acyltransferase family protein, with the protein MKKFLFNQILPPLIFFLVHLWFKTLRIEIMNPEIEREVFRQGRPHVLTCWHQHLGMFFYHFRGWKELTILISPSTDGDLAARMCKWMGYHVVRGSSYKQPTASTRTLIRALKKNLTVGIMADGSRGPRHVAQMGTLYLSRLTGTPYSACSWDARWKIQFKSWDRFMLPLPFSRCRIAYSPFRDLPRKADNALLETHRGELEAELKRLAQEVSFR; encoded by the coding sequence ATGAAAAAGTTTCTCTTTAACCAAATCCTGCCTCCCCTCATTTTCTTCCTAGTGCACCTGTGGTTCAAAACCCTGCGCATCGAAATTATGAATCCGGAGATCGAGCGGGAAGTATTCCGGCAGGGCCGCCCGCACGTTTTGACCTGCTGGCACCAGCACCTGGGTATGTTCTTTTATCATTTCCGCGGTTGGAAGGAACTGACCATCCTCATCAGCCCCAGTACCGACGGCGACCTGGCGGCGCGCATGTGCAAATGGATGGGCTATCACGTGGTGCGCGGCTCGTCGTACAAGCAACCCACCGCCAGCACCCGCACCCTGATCCGGGCCCTCAAAAAAAATTTGACCGTCGGCATCATGGCCGACGGATCGCGCGGCCCCCGGCACGTTGCGCAGATGGGCACCCTATATCTGAGTCGTCTGACCGGTACACCCTATTCCGCCTGTTCATGGGATGCCCGCTGGAAAATCCAGTTCAAAAGCTGGGACCGGTTCATGTTGCCCCTGCCCTTCAGCCGGTGCCGCATCGCCTACAGCCCGTTCCGGGACCTCCCCCGGAAAGCGGACAACGCCCTCCTGGAAACCCACCGGGGTGAACTGGAAGCCGAACTGAAGCGGCTGGCGCAGGAAGTGAGCTTCCGCTGA
- the fabZ gene encoding 3-hydroxyacyl-ACP dehydratase FabZ, whose translation MLDINDIKKIIPHRYPFLLVDKVIECDDDSHIVGIKNVTHNEPFFPGHFPEFPVMPGVLIVEAMAQVACILALRVLNKEGHASVLFTGIDGVKFRKPVVPGDTLRMELTKIKQRGELFRFQGRATVGDALACEGQLQAVLGKD comes from the coding sequence ATGCTCGACATCAATGACATCAAGAAAATCATTCCCCACCGTTACCCCTTTCTGCTGGTGGACAAGGTGATTGAATGTGATGACGACAGCCACATTGTCGGCATCAAGAACGTCACGCACAACGAACCGTTTTTCCCCGGCCATTTCCCGGAGTTCCCGGTGATGCCCGGTGTGTTGATCGTCGAAGCCATGGCACAGGTCGCGTGTATCCTGGCACTTCGCGTCCTGAACAAGGAAGGGCACGCATCCGTTCTGTTTACGGGGATCGATGGTGTCAAGTTTCGCAAACCCGTGGTTCCCGGCGACACCCTGCGCATGGAACTGACCAAGATCAAGCAGCGCGGCGAATTATTCCGCTTCCAGGGCAGGGCCACGGTGGGTGACGCCCTCGCCTGTGAGGGACAGTTGCAGGCGGTTCTGGGAAAAGATTGA
- the lpxA gene encoding acyl-ACP--UDP-N-acetylglucosamine O-acyltransferase yields the protein MSIANTAIIDPKAQLGPGVSIGHYSIIGPNVVIGEGTEIGPHVLIEAGSTIGKHSRIFQGAQIGGEPQITGFKSDMVSFARIGDHTTIREYVTVHRSGYENGTTSVGNNCMLMGYAHLAHDCQVGNNVVVVNYAGLAGHIVVEDFAFISGQVGIHQHVRVGTGSMVGGMSGVNQDVLPYTTVAGNPARLVGLNAVGLRRREVKPDVRSAIKTAIKLIRSPEWNTTQVIEKIEAEIEMHLEIRYLIDFMKNSKRGFID from the coding sequence GTGAGCATCGCGAATACCGCCATCATCGACCCCAAAGCCCAACTCGGCCCCGGCGTATCGATCGGACACTACAGCATCATCGGGCCCAACGTGGTCATCGGCGAGGGCACCGAGATCGGTCCGCATGTGCTGATCGAGGCCGGCAGCACCATCGGTAAGCACAGCCGCATTTTTCAGGGAGCGCAGATCGGCGGGGAGCCGCAGATCACCGGTTTCAAGAGCGACATGGTGTCGTTCGCCCGCATCGGCGATCACACCACCATTCGCGAATACGTTACCGTTCACCGTTCCGGGTACGAAAACGGCACCACCAGTGTCGGCAACAATTGCATGTTGATGGGTTACGCTCATCTGGCGCACGACTGCCAGGTCGGCAACAACGTGGTTGTAGTCAACTACGCTGGATTGGCGGGGCATATCGTGGTGGAAGATTTCGCCTTCATTTCCGGGCAGGTTGGGATCCACCAGCACGTGCGTGTCGGCACCGGCTCCATGGTGGGCGGCATGTCCGGCGTCAACCAGGACGTCCTGCCCTACACCACGGTGGCGGGAAACCCCGCGAGGCTCGTCGGCCTGAACGCGGTGGGTCTGCGCCGCAGGGAGGTGAAACCGGATGTGCGTTCCGCCATCAAAACCGCCATCAAACTGATCCGCAGTCCGGAGTGGAACACGACACAGGTCATTGAAAAGATTGAGGCGGAAATTGAAATGCACCTCGAAATCCGATATCTTATTGATTTTATGAAGAACTCCAAACGAGGATTTATCGATTGA
- the bamA gene encoding outer membrane protein assembly factor BamA — translation MLLTTLFAAPLHAQFEDSPTVSGLEIRGNQRVDSSTILYYIKTEVGKPLSRPLVGRDIEQIYSLGQFSDIRVETEPMGDGVKVIYIVEEIPSIGDVTFRGNSNIKTEDLRPLIALKRGATFRDHLIQDSITKLTQHYKEKAYFLAKIDIQHKVNEFGLVDVVIQIQEGEKVKIEEIRFHGNKAFDGDDLEDHMETKSETWLSWFDESGIYKKDTLRIDVLRLESFYHDHGYLKVRIEDPTIEINREEKEIYVDIRIQEGEQYRLGGISVEGDETYTREELLKVVESKKGEIYNATKMREDALRVSELYSEKGYAYADALPRTRLDDENKTVDVEIGVTPGRKVYVGKVEVYGNTRTQDNVIRREFRLKEGELFNSKKLKRSKQRINNLGFFENVKIDTHRGDSPELVDLTTTVTERPTGAVTFGAGFSSVEKVVFNASISQNNLFGTGRSLNLSTDLSARRTNFNFNFTDPRVFDSDISFGVDLFNRRSNFFSFDSRSTGGGLRLGKNLSETDWLGIGYRFEKVKVSDVEPANQTVFLRNGTRTTSRIGPTFIRDTRDDFLNPTQGTRHVVRFEFAGSFLGGADFYKTSYEGSYYTPLIGQLVLALHGEVQFAEDYGGEGLPIFEHYFMGGSNSLRGFTIRQVGPKDRNGDPLGGDQSLLINVELQYPITREFRIFGFYDRGNVYGTGFDVSTTSRTMDPFDMRQSVGGGVRFLSPFGPISLAYGIKLDAVPGDSNAEFHFSAGNAF, via the coding sequence TTGCTGCTGACCACCCTTTTTGCCGCCCCCCTTCACGCCCAGTTCGAGGACTCACCTACCGTCAGCGGCCTGGAAATCCGGGGCAACCAACGCGTGGATTCCTCCACCATTCTTTACTACATTAAAACCGAAGTCGGCAAACCGCTGTCCCGGCCCCTCGTCGGACGCGACATCGAACAGATCTACAGCCTCGGCCAGTTTTCCGATATCCGCGTGGAAACCGAACCGATGGGGGACGGTGTGAAGGTCATCTACATCGTCGAGGAGATTCCCTCCATCGGCGACGTCACGTTCCGTGGCAACTCCAACATCAAAACCGAGGACCTGCGACCGCTCATCGCTCTCAAGCGCGGAGCCACCTTCCGCGACCACCTCATCCAGGACAGCATCACCAAACTCACTCAGCACTATAAGGAGAAAGCTTATTTCCTTGCCAAAATCGACATCCAGCACAAGGTGAACGAGTTCGGTCTCGTTGATGTGGTCATACAAATCCAGGAAGGCGAGAAGGTAAAAATCGAGGAGATCCGTTTCCACGGCAACAAGGCGTTCGACGGCGACGACCTGGAAGACCATATGGAAACCAAATCCGAAACCTGGCTGTCCTGGTTCGACGAATCCGGAATTTATAAAAAAGACACCCTGCGTATCGACGTATTGCGGCTGGAATCGTTTTACCATGACCACGGTTATCTGAAAGTCCGCATCGAAGACCCCACCATCGAGATCAACCGGGAAGAAAAAGAAATCTACGTGGACATCCGCATCCAGGAGGGAGAGCAGTACCGGCTGGGAGGCATCTCCGTGGAAGGGGACGAAACGTACACCCGTGAGGAGTTGCTGAAAGTCGTGGAGTCGAAAAAGGGTGAAATCTACAACGCCACGAAAATGAGGGAGGACGCGCTGCGCGTTTCGGAACTGTATTCGGAAAAAGGCTACGCCTACGCCGACGCCCTGCCCCGAACCAGGCTGGACGACGAAAACAAAACCGTCGATGTCGAAATCGGAGTCACGCCCGGCCGCAAGGTCTATGTGGGTAAAGTGGAAGTTTACGGCAACACACGGACGCAAGACAACGTCATCCGCCGCGAGTTCCGCCTGAAAGAGGGCGAGCTGTTCAACAGCAAGAAACTCAAACGCAGCAAGCAGCGCATCAACAACCTCGGCTTTTTTGAAAACGTGAAGATCGACACCCACCGTGGCGACAGCCCGGAACTGGTGGACCTCACCACCACCGTCACTGAACGCCCCACGGGAGCCGTGACCTTCGGCGCCGGGTTCAGTTCGGTCGAAAAGGTCGTGTTCAACGCCTCCATCTCCCAGAACAACCTGTTCGGCACCGGTCGCAGCCTGAACCTGTCAACCGATCTTTCGGCACGCCGCACCAATTTCAATTTCAACTTCACGGATCCGCGGGTGTTCGACAGCGACATCTCTTTCGGGGTCGACCTGTTCAACCGCCGGTCCAATTTCTTCAGCTTCGATTCCCGTTCCACGGGTGGCGGCCTGCGCCTGGGTAAAAACCTTTCGGAAACCGACTGGCTGGGCATTGGCTACCGTTTTGAGAAAGTGAAGGTTTCGGACGTGGAACCCGCGAACCAGACTGTGTTCCTGAGAAACGGAACACGCACCACCAGCCGCATCGGTCCCACCTTCATCCGCGACACCCGGGATGACTTTTTAAACCCTACACAGGGCACGAGGCATGTGGTACGATTTGAATTCGCCGGCAGCTTTCTGGGCGGCGCGGACTTCTACAAGACCAGCTACGAAGGATCCTACTACACCCCGCTGATCGGCCAACTGGTATTAGCCCTGCACGGTGAAGTCCAGTTCGCCGAGGATTACGGCGGTGAGGGCCTGCCGATTTTCGAACACTATTTCATGGGTGGGTCCAATTCCCTGCGCGGGTTCACAATCCGGCAGGTCGGTCCCAAGGACCGCAACGGCGATCCGCTGGGGGGCGATCAGTCTCTGCTGATCAACGTCGAGTTGCAGTACCCGATCACCAGGGAGTTTCGAATATTCGGTTTTTACGACAGGGGCAACGTGTACGGAACCGGCTTCGATGTCTCGACCACATCGCGAACCATGGATCCGTTCGACATGCGGCAAAGTGTCGGTGGTGGCGTTCGGTTTCTCAGTCCCTTCGGTCCCATATCCCTGGCTTACGGCATAAAACTCGATGCCGTGCCGGGCGACAGCAACGCCGAATTCCACTTCTCCGCGGGAAATGCATTTTAA
- a CDS encoding LpxI family protein, which produces MNHDREHPIGLIAGAGDIPVYFARKAKERGIPLISVSFTEAIGETLQPYVEQNFCISPVKAGKIFSTLEATHVREVLILGKVEKEMIFRPQMFDMFSLKFMMSLTTSQDKDILTRIIEEVEKRGYTVLDQMDFMMELYPPAGVLTRAKPSKKSLADIEAGFAIAKYMADQEIGQTLVMKDGTVIAVEAVEGTDRTLARGCELSQGECTAIKVSRTDQDYRFDSPGIGPKTVETLIAGNAAALAIEAGRVMVIEREKVVDMADAAGLAIVSVQPPVPPSHSTPTLDAA; this is translated from the coding sequence ATGAACCACGACAGGGAACATCCCATCGGCTTGATCGCCGGAGCCGGAGACATCCCGGTGTACTTCGCCCGCAAGGCAAAGGAACGCGGCATTCCACTGATCTCCGTGTCGTTCACCGAAGCCATCGGTGAAACCCTTCAACCCTACGTCGAACAGAATTTCTGCATCAGCCCCGTCAAGGCTGGAAAGATATTCAGCACCCTGGAAGCCACCCATGTCCGCGAGGTGCTCATCCTGGGCAAGGTGGAAAAGGAAATGATTTTCCGCCCGCAGATGTTTGACATGTTTTCCCTGAAGTTCATGATGTCGCTCACCACAAGTCAGGACAAGGACATCCTGACCCGCATCATTGAAGAAGTTGAAAAACGCGGTTACACGGTTCTCGATCAAATGGATTTCATGATGGAACTTTACCCTCCCGCCGGAGTCCTGACTCGCGCCAAACCGTCGAAGAAATCCCTGGCTGACATTGAAGCGGGATTCGCCATCGCCAAGTACATGGCCGACCAGGAAATCGGCCAGACCCTTGTGATGAAAGACGGTACCGTCATCGCTGTCGAGGCGGTGGAAGGCACCGACCGCACACTGGCCCGCGGGTGTGAATTGTCCCAGGGAGAATGCACCGCCATCAAGGTCAGCCGCACCGACCAGGACTACCGGTTCGACAGCCCCGGCATCGGACCCAAAACCGTCGAAACCCTGATCGCAGGCAACGCCGCCGCGCTGGCCATCGAAGCCGGCCGCGTCATGGTGATTGAACGCGAAAAGGTGGTCGACATGGCGGACGCAGCAGGACTCGCCATCGTCTCGGTACAGCCCCCCGTGCCGCCTTCCCATTCCACACCCACTCTGGATGCGGCATGA
- a CDS encoding ATP-dependent Clp protease ATP-binding subunit: MFKRFTERARRVIILAREEAELYRHEYLGTEHILQGVIKDGGGIAVALLQKSGVDLSQIKQELEKNLPRSSNSLVIGDIPFTSRAKKVLEFAVEEARSLNHNYIGTEHLLLGLLKEKEGVACRVLNSFGMYFDDVKEKLVEMFKEPAESSREAGKTPTLDEFSRDLTQMALAGKLDPIIGRSKEIERVIQILSRRTKNNPVLIGEPGVGKTAIVEGLAQLIVEREVPDSLFDKRVVSLDLGSLIAGTKYRGQFEARLKGIMKEITQNDNIILFIDELHTLVGAGAAEGSVDASNMLKPALSRGEIQCVGATTLEEYRKYIEKNGALERRFQPIIVNPPSVEETIEIIRGLKVPYEVHHKAKITDDAIVTAVRFSDRYINDRFLPDKAIDVIDEAGSRVRLRKATQSPEMRQIQREIDTLVREKKVRIENQEFEKAVDLRDKEEELRTKLEQARNSWEQENQLQEPSITEEDIAAVVSSMTGIPLNRIEEKESTRLLNMAEELGNKIVGQKEAVEAITKAIRRSRSGLKDMRRPIGTFLFLGPTGVGKTELAGALAEFLFGQRDALIRLDMSEYMEKFNVSRLTGAPPGYVGYEEGGQLTEKVRRKPYSVVLFDEIEKANPDVFHLLLQIMDDGRLTDSYGRNVDFKNTVIILTSNISSKMLDKGSLGFHKDDVDMSFDKMEKDLKQDLRKTFNPEFINRLNDVIVFRPLTLEDVTQILDIQIGQLNEQLIQQGLTIDMTEDAKKWLAEKGYDRNFGARPLKRAIQKYLEDVLSDEMLKGRFKSGGVVEITLGDDELVFTEKTGALNTV, from the coding sequence ATGTTTAAGCGATTCACAGAAAGAGCCAGACGAGTCATCATCTTAGCGCGCGAAGAAGCTGAGTTGTACCGACATGAATATTTGGGTACGGAGCACATTCTTCAGGGCGTGATCAAGGACGGAGGCGGCATTGCTGTGGCGCTTCTTCAGAAATCCGGCGTCGATCTCAGCCAGATCAAGCAGGAGTTGGAGAAGAACCTTCCTCGCAGTTCCAATTCCCTTGTCATCGGCGACATCCCGTTCACATCGCGGGCCAAGAAAGTCCTGGAGTTCGCCGTCGAGGAAGCCCGTTCCCTGAACCACAATTACATTGGTACCGAGCACCTGTTGCTGGGTTTGTTGAAAGAAAAAGAAGGCGTGGCCTGCCGCGTGCTGAACAGTTTCGGCATGTACTTCGACGACGTGAAGGAAAAACTGGTGGAGATGTTCAAAGAACCCGCCGAATCCTCGCGCGAAGCCGGCAAGACGCCGACATTGGATGAATTCAGCCGCGATCTCACGCAGATGGCGCTGGCTGGCAAGCTGGATCCCATTATCGGCCGCTCCAAGGAAATCGAGCGGGTGATCCAGATTCTCAGCCGCCGCACCAAGAACAACCCCGTTCTCATCGGCGAGCCGGGCGTCGGCAAGACGGCCATCGTCGAAGGGCTGGCGCAGTTGATCGTGGAACGCGAAGTTCCCGATTCGTTGTTCGACAAGCGCGTGGTGTCTCTCGACCTGGGTTCGCTGATCGCCGGCACCAAGTACCGCGGTCAGTTCGAAGCCCGGCTGAAGGGCATCATGAAAGAGATCACGCAGAACGACAACATCATCCTGTTCATCGACGAGTTGCACACCCTGGTGGGTGCCGGCGCCGCGGAAGGTTCCGTGGACGCGTCCAACATGCTGAAACCGGCGCTTTCCCGCGGCGAGATTCAGTGCGTGGGTGCCACCACTCTCGAGGAATACAGGAAGTACATCGAAAAGAACGGTGCGTTGGAGCGCCGCTTCCAGCCGATCATCGTCAACCCGCCGTCGGTGGAGGAAACCATCGAGATCATCCGCGGCCTCAAGGTGCCTTACGAAGTGCACCACAAGGCCAAGATCACCGACGACGCCATCGTCACCGCCGTTCGGTTCTCGGACCGGTACATCAACGACCGGTTCCTGCCCGACAAGGCGATCGACGTGATCGACGAGGCCGGTTCGCGCGTGCGCCTGCGCAAGGCCACGCAGTCTCCGGAAATGCGGCAGATCCAGCGCGAGATCGACACCCTGGTGCGCGAGAAGAAAGTGCGCATCGAAAACCAGGAGTTCGAGAAAGCCGTGGACCTGCGCGACAAGGAAGAAGAACTGCGCACCAAGCTGGAACAGGCCCGCAACAGCTGGGAACAGGAAAACCAGCTTCAGGAGCCGAGCATCACGGAGGAAGACATCGCCGCGGTGGTTTCCAGCATGACGGGCATTCCGCTCAACCGCATCGAGGAAAAAGAGTCCACCCGCCTGCTCAACATGGCGGAGGAACTGGGCAACAAGATCGTCGGCCAGAAGGAAGCCGTCGAGGCCATCACCAAGGCCATCCGCCGTTCGCGGTCCGGCCTCAAGGACATGCGCCGCCCGATCGGCACCTTCCTGTTCCTCGGTCCGACGGGTGTCGGCAAGACGGAACTGGCGGGCGCTCTGGCTGAGTTCCTGTTCGGCCAGCGCGACGCACTCATCCGCCTCGACATGTCCGAGTACATGGAGAAGTTCAACGTCTCCCGCCTCACCGGGGCGCCTCCCGGCTACGTGGGTTACGAAGAAGGCGGCCAGCTGACCGAAAAGGTCCGCCGCAAGCCTTACTCCGTGGTGTTGTTCGACGAAATCGAAAAGGCCAATCCGGATGTCTTCCACCTGCTGTTGCAGATCATGGACGACGGCCGGCTGACCGACAGCTATGGACGCAACGTCGATTTCAAGAACACCGTGATCATCCTCACCTCCAATATCAGCTCCAAGATGCTGGACAAGGGATCTCTCGGGTTCCACAAGGATGACGTGGACATGAGCTTCGACAAGATGGAGAAGGACCTGAAACAGGACCTGCGCAAAACGTTCAACCCGGAATTCATCAACCGCCTGAACGACGTCATCGTGTTCCGGCCGTTGACCCTGGAGGACGTCACGCAGATCCTCGACATTCAGATTGGACAGTTGAACGAACAATTGATCCAGCAGGGACTCACCATCGACATGACCGAGGACGCCAAGAAATGGCTGGCCGAAAAAGGCTACGACCGCAACTTCGGCGCCCGGCCGTTGAAGCGCGCCATCCAGAAATACCTGGAAGACGTGCTGTCCGACGAAATGCTTAAAGGCCGCTTCAAATCGGGCGGCGTGGTGGAAATCACTCTCGGAGACGACGAACTCGTCTTCACCGAAAAAACCGGGGCGCTCAACACCGTTTAA